In a single window of the Flavivirga spongiicola genome:
- the rimK gene encoding 30S ribosomal protein S6--L-glutamate ligase has product MNIVILSRNPNLFSTDRLVTEGEKRGHAMEVIDPLKCDLIIEKEKPTIYYKDRYLDYVDAIIPRIGASATFFGCAVVRQFEMMNVFTSVTSDAIIRSRDKLRSFQRLSKAGIGMPKTVFTNYSRDVEKVIDHVGGTPVIIKLLEGTQGLGVVLAETKNAAESVLEAFNGLQARALVQEYISEAKGSDLRALVVDGQVIGAIKRQGKEGEFRSNLHRGGSAEVIKLNEAELKVAMKASRALKLPVCGVDMLQSTRGPLLLEVNSTPGLEGIETGTGKNIAKSIITYIERNRHS; this is encoded by the coding sequence ATGAATATAGTTATTCTATCACGAAATCCTAATTTGTTTTCTACCGATCGCCTTGTTACAGAAGGTGAAAAACGGGGACATGCTATGGAGGTTATAGATCCTTTAAAATGTGATCTTATTATTGAAAAAGAGAAGCCAACCATTTATTATAAAGATCGTTATCTGGATTATGTAGATGCCATTATTCCTCGAATTGGAGCTTCTGCAACCTTTTTTGGTTGTGCTGTTGTTAGACAGTTTGAAATGATGAATGTATTTACTTCGGTCACATCAGACGCTATTATAAGGTCGAGAGACAAACTAAGAAGTTTTCAAAGGCTTTCTAAAGCCGGTATTGGTATGCCAAAAACAGTATTTACCAATTACTCTAGAGATGTTGAGAAAGTCATTGACCATGTGGGAGGCACTCCTGTTATTATCAAACTTCTCGAAGGAACTCAGGGACTAGGCGTCGTATTAGCTGAAACCAAAAATGCTGCCGAATCTGTTTTAGAGGCTTTTAACGGATTGCAGGCAAGAGCTCTGGTACAAGAATATATTTCGGAAGCCAAAGGTTCCGATTTAAGAGCTTTAGTTGTAGACGGACAAGTCATTGGCGCTATAAAAAGACAAGGTAAAGAAGGTGAATTTCGTTCCAACTTACATAGAGGCGGCTCTGCTGAAGTTATAAAACTTAATGAAGCCGAATTAAAAGTTGCTATGAAAGCATCGAGAGCCTTAAAACTTCCTGTTTGTGGTGTAGATATGTTACAATCTACAAGAGGCCCTTTACTTTTAGAAGTAAACTCAACTCCCGGCTTAGAAGGTATTGAAACTGGTACAGGCAAAAACATTGCTAAAAGCATTATTACTTACATTGAAAGAAATAGGCACAGTTAA
- a CDS encoding succinylglutamate desuccinylase/aspartoacylase family protein, giving the protein MDNTKNDILTILGVSIKPGESKEANFDVANLHTSTPVNVPVIIERSKKPGPTVLFTAGIHGDEVNGVEIVRQLIAKGINKPKCGTTICIPVINVFGFINLKREFPDGRDLNRVFPGSSNGSLASRVAHKLTHDIVPHVDYIMDFHTGGSGRFNAPQIRIVEGEKQLNKLAKTFGAPFVLYSKHLTKSFRHTCSKLGKSLLLFEGGKSFHIDDLITNSGVNGAKRVLNHLDMLSSKFKVSTPKKDCILINESKWKRAKYSGMFQASAKISSKVQKGDILGNITDPYGKFNYFVKADNSGYIINVNEAPIVYQGDALFHISTEFK; this is encoded by the coding sequence ATGGACAATACTAAAAACGACATATTAACCATTCTTGGTGTATCTATTAAACCCGGAGAAAGTAAAGAAGCTAACTTTGATGTTGCCAATTTACATACATCTACTCCTGTAAATGTTCCAGTAATTATTGAACGCTCTAAAAAACCTGGCCCTACAGTATTGTTTACTGCTGGTATACATGGCGACGAAGTTAATGGAGTTGAAATTGTTAGACAACTCATTGCAAAAGGGATTAACAAACCAAAATGCGGCACTACTATTTGTATTCCTGTGATTAATGTTTTTGGTTTTATAAATTTAAAACGTGAATTTCCTGATGGACGCGATTTAAATCGTGTATTCCCAGGAAGTTCAAACGGTTCTTTAGCAAGTAGAGTCGCGCATAAACTTACACACGATATTGTACCGCATGTAGATTATATTATGGATTTTCACACAGGTGGCTCTGGTAGGTTTAATGCGCCACAAATTCGTATTGTTGAAGGGGAAAAGCAACTTAATAAACTAGCTAAAACCTTTGGTGCTCCATTTGTATTATATTCCAAACATTTAACTAAATCTTTTAGGCACACTTGTTCTAAATTAGGAAAGTCCCTGCTTCTTTTTGAAGGCGGGAAGTCTTTTCACATAGATGATTTAATAACTAATTCTGGGGTAAATGGCGCTAAACGTGTCTTAAATCATTTAGATATGTTGAGTTCTAAATTCAAAGTCTCAACTCCTAAAAAAGATTGCATTCTTATAAATGAAAGCAAATGGAAACGTGCTAAATATTCAGGCATGTTTCAAGCATCTGCAAAAATAAGTTCTAAAGTACAAAAAGGTGATATTTTAGGTAATATCACAGACCCTTATGGCAAGTTTAATTACTTTGTAAAAGCAGACAATTCTGGATATATAATAAATGTAAACGAAGCTCCTATTGTTTATCAAGGTGATGCACTTTTTCATATTTCAACAGAATTTAAGTAA
- a CDS encoding 5-formyltetrahydrofolate cyclo-ligase, whose product MIKKELRQKYKTLRKHLSLEQIDELSLSIANQVLELPIWEHSFYHLFLSIEEQREVSTDYILNILSGKDKNIVISKSDFKTGLMTHFLLTDNTRIKKNKYNIPEPVDGIAISNDKMDVIFIPLLGFDKAGNRVGYGKGFYDRFLANCKPETIKIGLSFFETEDTITDVYESDIKLDYCVTPETIYTF is encoded by the coding sequence ATGATTAAAAAGGAATTACGTCAAAAGTATAAAACCCTTCGAAAACATTTATCTCTGGAGCAAATCGATGAGCTAAGTTTAAGTATAGCCAACCAAGTTTTAGAACTGCCTATTTGGGAACATTCCTTTTATCATTTGTTTTTATCTATTGAAGAACAAAGAGAAGTCAGTACAGATTATATTCTTAATATTTTATCAGGAAAGGACAAAAATATTGTTATTTCTAAAAGTGATTTTAAAACGGGACTTATGACTCACTTTCTTTTAACCGATAACACAAGAATTAAGAAAAACAAGTATAACATTCCTGAACCTGTTGATGGTATCGCCATTTCGAATGATAAAATGGATGTTATTTTTATTCCGCTTCTAGGGTTTGATAAAGCGGGGAACAGGGTTGGTTATGGTAAAGGGTTTTACGATCGTTTCTTAGCTAATTGTAAACCAGAAACCATTAAAATTGGCTTGTCTTTTTTTGAAACAGAAGACACAATTACCGATGTTTATGAAAGCGATATAAAGTTAGATTATTGTGTGACACCTGAGACGATCTACACGTTTTAA
- a CDS encoding lipoprotein signal peptidase translates to MSLKKSIILIVLILLIDQISKIYIKTHFKLQDSVEVFGWFKIFFIENNGMAWGTKISDFTSFISDRTAKVILTLFRVVAIFGIGYWLYNATKNKNSKVLILAIALIFAGALGNIIDSVFYGILFDSSRNQVATFLPEAGGYDGLLHGKVVDMLHLPLYNDYLPDWIPFYGGEFFTFFEPVFNVADVAISVGFIMLIVFNKKAFPKTKDEVDS, encoded by the coding sequence ATGTCCCTGAAAAAATCTATTATCCTTATCGTTCTTATTTTACTTATTGATCAAATAAGTAAAATATATATAAAGACACATTTTAAACTTCAGGACAGTGTTGAAGTGTTTGGTTGGTTTAAAATATTTTTTATCGAAAATAATGGTATGGCCTGGGGCACAAAAATTAGCGATTTCACATCATTTATATCAGATAGAACAGCAAAAGTGATACTAACGCTATTTAGAGTTGTCGCTATTTTTGGTATTGGCTATTGGTTGTATAATGCAACAAAAAATAAAAACTCTAAAGTATTGATATTAGCTATTGCCTTAATATTTGCTGGCGCTTTAGGAAATATAATAGATTCTGTTTTCTATGGTATTTTGTTTGACAGTAGTCGTAATCAAGTAGCCACATTTTTACCAGAAGCAGGAGGTTATGATGGTTTGCTTCATGGTAAGGTTGTAGATATGTTGCATTTACCTTTGTACAATGATTATTTACCTGATTGGATACCATTCTATGGAGGCGAATTTTTCACATTTTTTGAACCTGTTTTTAATGTTGCTGATGTCGCAATAAGTGTAGGTTTTATAATGCTTATTGTTTTTAATAAGAAAGCATTTCCAAAGACAAAGGATGAGGTAGATAGCTAA
- a CDS encoding TraR/DksA family transcriptional regulator: MSTDANIRYSDKDLAEFKELITEKIEKAQHDLELIKSAYMNDHNNGTEDTSPTFKAFDEGSAVMSKESNSQLAIRQEKFIRDLKNALIRIENKTYGICRVTKKLINKERLKLVPHATLSIEAKNMQ, translated from the coding sequence ATGAGTACAGATGCAAACATAAGATATTCTGATAAAGATTTAGCTGAATTTAAGGAGCTAATTACTGAGAAAATAGAGAAAGCGCAACATGATTTAGAGCTTATAAAAAGTGCGTATATGAACGACCATAATAATGGGACTGAAGATACATCGCCTACGTTTAAAGCGTTTGACGAAGGGAGCGCTGTTATGAGCAAGGAATCTAATTCTCAATTGGCAATTAGGCAAGAAAAATTTATTCGTGATCTTAAAAATGCGTTGATTAGAATTGAAAATAAAACATATGGTATTTGCCGTGTAACAAAAAAGCTGATTAATAAAGAACGTTTAAAATTAGTACCTCACGCTACTTTGAGTATTGAAGCTAAAAACATGCAATAA